One Clostridium estertheticum DNA segment encodes these proteins:
- a CDS encoding NifB/NifX family molybdenum-iron cluster-binding protein, protein MKIALPNKGNMVNQHFGKSESFIIATIEDKKIVCIEEISSVELAHQHQGLANLLASHGATVVITGGIGGGAISGLQQNGLKVIKGASGEYKKVIEEYINGTLEDKDVTCNHHGEHHHQ, encoded by the coding sequence ATGAAAATAGCACTACCTAATAAGGGCAATATGGTAAATCAACATTTTGGGAAAAGTGAAAGCTTTATAATTGCAACTATAGAAGATAAAAAAATTGTGTGCATTGAAGAAATATCTTCAGTAGAACTTGCACATCAACATCAAGGCTTAGCAAACTTACTTGCATCCCATGGGGCAACAGTTGTTATTACTGGCGGAATTGGTGGAGGCGCAATTAGCGGCTTACAGCAGAATGGTCTTAAAGTAATAAAGGGCGCATCCGGTGAATATAAAAAAGTAATTGAGGAATATATTAATGGTACCTTGGAAGATAAAGATGTAACTTGTAATCATCATGGCGAACACCATCACCAGTAA
- a CDS encoding DUF134 domain-containing protein, translating to MSRPVKNRRVENLPEYTYFVPAGRRKCEIEEILIKVEEFEAMRLKDIEDLNQEQCAERMQVSRQTFQNIIDSARKKIAIALIEGKAINISGGNYTRNVCQFKCISCENTYEIKYEEDRKICPSCGSEGVTCNKTSNFCRRQCNKQIIDEK from the coding sequence ATGTCAAGACCAGTAAAAAATAGAAGAGTAGAAAACTTACCGGAATATACATACTTTGTACCCGCAGGTAGAAGAAAATGTGAAATTGAAGAAATACTTATAAAGGTTGAAGAGTTTGAAGCCATGAGGCTTAAGGATATTGAAGACTTAAATCAGGAACAATGTGCTGAAAGAATGCAGGTTTCAAGACAAACTTTTCAAAACATAATTGATAGTGCACGAAAAAAGATTGCTATAGCTTTAATAGAAGGAAAAGCAATAAATATAAGTGGTGGAAACTATACAAGAAATGTATGTCAATTTAAGTGTATTTCCTGTGAAAACACTTATGAAATAAAATATGAAGAAGATAGAAAGATTTGTCCCTCCTGTGGTTCTGAAGGAGTTACTTGTAATAAAACAAGTAACTTTTGTCGTAGGCAATGTAATAAGCAGATAATAGATGAAAAATAA
- a CDS encoding DUF3810 domain-containing protein → MKRFSSDKRLFLILLLPLGIILLQMSRMFPNFIENFYSSFFYKIIASILSAITGFLPFSLAELIVVSFFTFVVWYISKTIFILYRSKNKKLSILKNFVLNVLATLGVIYFSFQLLWGFNYQRLPLEKVFQLEIRKSSSKELGELCEILINNSNTLRTKIKENQYGIMELPYNQKVILKTAYLGYDNASIKYPKLKGNYGTPKGILLSIPMCYTGITGIYFPFTNEANINMAEPDSFLPFTTAHEMAHQRGFAKEDEANYIAYIACINHPDINFQYSGALTALSYSFNALQKSDSQKYSELILTCSIGVLNDFKYNQNFWAQYSGPVEKINDKINDTYLKSQNQGSGTKSYGAMVDLLLAEYRKK, encoded by the coding sequence TTGAAGAGATTTTCATCTGATAAGCGATTATTTTTAATCTTACTTTTACCCTTAGGTATTATCCTTTTACAAATGTCTAGAATGTTTCCAAACTTTATAGAAAACTTCTATTCCTCGTTTTTTTATAAGATAATTGCTAGTATTTTAAGTGCAATTACAGGATTTTTACCCTTTTCTCTTGCAGAACTTATAGTTGTATCTTTTTTTACTTTCGTAGTATGGTATATTTCAAAAACAATTTTTATCTTATACAGGAGTAAAAACAAAAAATTGAGTATATTAAAAAACTTTGTTTTAAATGTACTTGCTACATTGGGGGTAATATATTTTTCATTTCAGCTATTGTGGGGATTTAATTATCAAAGACTTCCCCTAGAAAAAGTATTCCAATTAGAAATACGTAAGTCATCCTCAAAAGAACTTGGAGAGCTTTGTGAAATCCTTATAAATAATTCAAATACTCTAAGAACAAAAATAAAGGAAAATCAGTATGGAATAATGGAACTTCCCTATAATCAAAAGGTTATCCTGAAAACTGCTTATTTAGGATATGATAATGCTTCTATAAAATATCCTAAATTAAAAGGTAACTATGGAACACCTAAGGGCATATTACTTTCAATTCCAATGTGCTATACAGGAATTACAGGCATTTATTTCCCTTTTACCAACGAAGCAAACATTAATATGGCAGAACCTGATTCCTTTCTGCCCTTTACTACTGCTCATGAAATGGCTCATCAAAGAGGATTTGCCAAGGAAGATGAAGCAAACTATATTGCATATATAGCCTGTATAAATCATCCTGATATTAACTTTCAATATTCCGGGGCACTCACTGCATTATCTTATTCATTTAATGCATTACAAAAAAGTGATAGTCAAAAATATAGTGAATTGATTTTGACCTGTAGCATCGGTGTACTTAACGACTTCAAGTACAATCAAAATTTTTGGGCGCAATACTCTGGTCCTGTAGAAAAAATTAATGACAAAATTAATGACACTTATCTTAAATCTCAAAACCAAGGTTCTGGAACAAAAAGTTACGGCGCAATGGTAGATTTACTTCTTGCGGAGTACAGGAAAAAATAA
- the mscL gene encoding large-conductance mechanosensitive channel protein MscL, with translation MLKEFKQFALKGNVLDLAIAVIIGGAFSKIVASLVKDIIMPLLGLLMGGIDFSSLALPISLYGRVAVSINFGLFIQAIIDFLIIAFSLFIFIKAITAVKKKKAEEVIVIKPSNEELLLTEIRDLLKEKN, from the coding sequence ATGTTGAAAGAATTTAAACAATTTGCTCTTAAAGGAAATGTTTTGGATTTAGCAATAGCCGTTATCATAGGTGGTGCATTTTCTAAAATAGTTGCTTCTTTAGTAAAAGACATTATAATGCCTTTACTTGGTTTATTAATGGGCGGAATTGATTTTAGTAGTTTGGCATTGCCAATATCTTTATACGGTAGGGTAGCGGTATCAATTAACTTCGGATTATTTATTCAAGCAATCATAGACTTTTTAATAATCGCATTTTCACTTTTTATATTTATAAAAGCTATAACCGCTGTTAAAAAGAAAAAAGCTGAAGAGGTTATTGTTATTAAACCCTCAAATGAGGAATTACTATTAACTGAAATTAGAGACCTACTAAAAGAAAAAAACTAA
- a CDS encoding Mrp/NBP35 family ATP-binding protein — protein MANCESCPSNAKCDSKDTCSIENNPLNKVKNIIAVMSGKGGVGKSTISVLIANELNKKGYKVGLMDSDITGPSIPRLLGVKDVKPLMNEFGIVPVRTTEGIDVISMNFLVENEEDPVIWRGPAVSGVVKQFWTDVIWGELDYLIIDMPPGTGDVALTVMQSIPITGIVMVSTPQDLVSMIVGKAVNMARKLNIDIIGLIENMSYIICPDCSEKIRIFESDNIEEFLNKNDLDLLGEIPMCREIVNISNKGIYKLNPELTTIAENIISKIINNIKK, from the coding sequence ATGGCTAATTGTGAAAGTTGTCCATCAAATGCTAAGTGTGATAGTAAAGACACCTGTAGCATAGAAAATAATCCATTAAATAAAGTTAAAAATATTATCGCTGTCATGAGTGGTAAAGGTGGCGTAGGTAAATCAACTATATCTGTTCTTATTGCAAACGAACTTAATAAGAAAGGGTATAAGGTTGGTCTTATGGATTCTGATATTACAGGCCCAAGTATACCAAGGCTACTAGGTGTTAAAGATGTTAAACCATTAATGAATGAATTCGGTATCGTGCCTGTCAGAACAACTGAGGGTATTGATGTTATTTCAATGAATTTTCTTGTGGAAAATGAAGAAGATCCAGTTATTTGGAGAGGACCAGCAGTTTCTGGAGTTGTTAAGCAGTTTTGGACTGACGTTATTTGGGGAGAGCTTGATTACTTAATTATAGATATGCCTCCTGGCACAGGAGATGTGGCACTAACCGTAATGCAATCAATACCAATCACGGGAATTGTTATGGTTTCAACCCCACAGGATTTAGTGTCAATGATCGTTGGTAAAGCAGTGAATATGGCTCGAAAGCTTAATATAGACATAATAGGTTTAATAGAGAATATGAGCTATATTATTTGTCCAGATTGCAGTGAGAAAATAAGAATATTTGAGTCAGATAATATAGAGGAATTTTTAAATAAAAATGATTTGGACTTGCTTGGCGAAATTCCAATGTGTAGAGAAATTGTTAATATTTCTAACAAAGGCATATATAAACTAAATCCTGAATTAACAACTATAGCTGAAAATATTATAAGTAAAATTATTAATAATATAAAAAAATAA
- a CDS encoding rhodanese-like domain-containing protein — protein MNNLFAIVAILILAYMFYPKIMIKINKNVKNVSGGEAASVIKDTKDLVILDVRTKGEYQSGHINGSKLMPVNEIASRISELEKFRGKPILVHCASGGRSPKAVSVLLKNNFGPIYHMNHGLSGFSGNLKK, from the coding sequence ATGAATAATTTATTTGCAATCGTAGCCATTCTTATACTAGCATATATGTTTTATCCTAAAATAATGATTAAGATTAATAAAAATGTAAAGAATGTTTCTGGTGGGGAGGCTGCTTCGGTCATCAAAGATACTAAAGATCTTGTTATTTTAGATGTTAGAACTAAAGGTGAATATCAATCTGGTCATATAAATGGATCTAAATTAATGCCTGTTAATGAAATTGCCTCAAGAATCAGCGAACTTGAGAAATTTCGTGGCAAACCAATTTTAGTTCACTGTGCATCAGGGGGTAGAAGTCCTAAAGCAGTTAGCGTATTATTAAAAAATAATTTTGGCCCAATATATCATATGAACCATGGATTATCAGGTTTTAGTGGAAATTTAAAAAAATAA
- a CDS encoding C40 family peptidase — MRRMMRRMMRRILSLLIASGLAMSVSVPILAAPLNEQLNSQKQQLLEQQASYTKLEKDFEKLEISIEMLDFDIESIYTGIDKAKGEIKDTENKIDQTTKDIAIAKSNIKGEEDLFNERMRAMYMNGADTYLEILLESEGLEDFISRAENVKKIVEYDNQIISELNVKKQDIEQKKKSLNDNRTKILTLQTENENKLDKLNVKKQEQGKLIVEAEKQRKLHKNEIAETQALLGSTANQIKEASNQSRKYEIAMATKKAEEISLSRGMVSNVVKNETKTQPKDEPRNEVVQEVSESPKDSSVSSNEVIAYAQTFLGTPYEWAATGPNTFDCSGFTQYVYAHFGVSTGRSTYDQITAGEFVSRENLQPGDLVFFGSGTPHHVGIYVGNNSYIHAPSTGDVVKISALTRSDYLSARRVR, encoded by the coding sequence ATGAGAAGAATGATGAGAAGAATGATGAGAAGAATATTATCTTTACTCATAGCTAGTGGACTAGCTATGTCGGTAAGTGTGCCAATTTTAGCAGCACCACTAAATGAGCAGTTAAATAGTCAAAAACAGCAACTTCTTGAGCAGCAAGCTTCATATACTAAGCTAGAGAAGGATTTTGAAAAATTAGAGATATCTATTGAGATGTTAGACTTTGATATTGAGAGTATATACACAGGAATTGATAAAGCAAAAGGTGAGATAAAGGATACTGAAAACAAAATAGATCAGACAACAAAAGATATTGCAATTGCAAAAAGCAACATAAAAGGCGAGGAAGATTTATTTAATGAAAGAATGAGAGCAATGTATATGAATGGTGCAGATACATACTTAGAGATTTTGCTAGAGTCTGAAGGATTAGAGGATTTTATATCAAGAGCAGAAAATGTTAAAAAGATTGTAGAATATGATAACCAAATTATTAGTGAACTGAATGTGAAAAAACAAGATATTGAACAAAAGAAAAAATCCCTTAATGACAATAGAACAAAAATATTAACATTACAAACAGAAAATGAAAATAAATTGGACAAGCTTAATGTAAAGAAACAAGAGCAAGGCAAATTAATAGTAGAAGCTGAAAAACAGCGTAAATTACATAAGAATGAAATAGCAGAAACTCAGGCATTATTAGGTAGTACTGCGAATCAAATAAAAGAGGCATCAAATCAATCGCGTAAATACGAGATAGCAATGGCTACTAAAAAAGCTGAAGAAATTTCTCTATCAAGAGGTATGGTGAGCAATGTAGTAAAAAATGAAACAAAGACCCAGCCAAAAGATGAACCGAGAAATGAAGTAGTACAAGAGGTTAGTGAATCCCCCAAAGATTCATCAGTTAGTTCAAATGAAGTGATAGCTTATGCGCAAACATTCTTGGGAACACCTTATGAGTGGGCAGCAACAGGTCCAAATACCTTTGATTGTTCAGGTTTTACTCAATATGTGTATGCACATTTTGGAGTTAGCACAGGTAGGTCTACCTATGATCAGATAACTGCAGGAGAATTTGTTTCACGAGAAAACTTACAACCAGGAGATTTAGTGTTCTTTGGGTCAGGAACACCTCACCACGTTGGTATTTATGTAGGAAATAACTCCTACATACATGCACCAAGTACAGGTGATGTAGTTAAAATATCAGCACTAACAAGAAGCGATTATTTATCTGCAAGAAGAGTTAGATAA